Proteins encoded within one genomic window of Ovis aries strain OAR_USU_Benz2616 breed Rambouillet chromosome 1, ARS-UI_Ramb_v3.0, whole genome shotgun sequence:
- the GPR35 gene encoding G-protein coupled receptor 35, translating into MNSSNCSSWEPLVVKGVLLTYLGGLLVLGLVLNGLALWVLCWRLPRWTETRIYMANLAVADLCLLCALPFFLHFGETSEDTLLCQLSQAVYLLNRYMSISLIMAIAVDRYMAVRHPLRTRRLRSPGRAAAVCAALWAVVLGSLVLRWFLDVQDGGFCFAVRSGRNTSTGVFSLLGFYLPLAVLVFCSLQVVTALTQRPKANPGQVEATRKASRMVLANLAVFVVCFLPFHVVLTVRVALGLQTCALKTAIQITSRLSDANCCLDAICYYFMAKEFKEASVSTMSLRAEAHKSKDSLTVTLT; encoded by the coding sequence ATGAACAGCAGCAACTGCAGCTCCTGGGAGCCCCTAGTGGTCAAGGGAGTCTTGCTCACCTACCTGGGCGGGCTCCTGGTGCTCGGCCTGGTGCTCAACGGGCTGGCGCTCTGGGTGCTGTGCTGGCGCCTGCCGCGGTGGACGGAGACCCGCATCTACATGGCCAACCTGGCCGTGGCCGACCTCTGCCTGCTCTGCGCCCTGCCCTTCTTCCTGCACTTCGGGGAGACCTCCGAGGACACGCTGCTCTGCCAGCTCTCCCAGGCCGTGTACCTGCTCAACAGGTACATGAGCATCAGCCTGATCATGGCCATCGCCGTGGACCGCTACATGGCCGTGCGGCACCCCCTGCGCACCCGCAGGCTCCGCTCCCCCGGCCGGGCCGCGGCCGTGTGCGCCGCGCTCTGGGCCGTGGTCCTCGGCTCCCTGGTGCTCCGCTGGTTCCTGGATGTGCAGGACGGTGGCTTCTGCTTCGCCGTCCGCTCGGGGCGGAACACCTCCACCGGGGTCTTCTCACTGCTGGGCTTCTACCTGCCGCTGGCCGTGCTGGTGTTCTGCTCTCTGCAGGTGGTGACCGCCCTGACCCAGAGGCCCAAGGCCAACCCGGGCCAGGTGGAAGCCACACGGAAAGCGTCTCGCATGGTGCTGGCGAACCTGGCCGTCTTCGTGGTCTGCTTCCTGCCCTTCCACGTGGTGCTGACCGTGCGTGTGGCCCTGGGCCTGCAGACCTGTGCCCTTAAGACGGCCATCCAGATCACCAGCAGACTCTCAGACGCCAACTGCTGCCTGGACGCCATCTGCTACTACTTCATGGCCAAGGAGTTCAAGGAGGCGTCTGTGTCAACCATGTCCCTCAGAGCCGAGGCCCACAAGAGCAAGGACAGTCTGACTGTGACCTTGACCTAG